One Spodoptera frugiperda isolate SF20-4 chromosome 10, AGI-APGP_CSIRO_Sfru_2.0, whole genome shotgun sequence genomic region harbors:
- the LOC118277605 gene encoding centrosomal protein of 89 kDa, which yields MMDEVIRKPANYSKVSKECTAAFSPKKLTLSGNFTHKYKGFNISAPLRRASMRQDILDIVERRTESRMGEQKVFIDENPMYEDPRDVIGEKPAKPPRKRVIQGIAVSSPRSSKEGKSLLKEQKRKLTKKYEQLITSLMERCEENVVQLSEKDSQIAKLKEKLKSVLEYNKLFAEENDQLRSQYDTVVKYAEECKKVIKEERERNRVLDGRVKELQEKVKQFELPDRDHGSSTAIPLVEVCMSCSSRQIIVNQAREHNARLQKDMQALKDVLYRLNVQLSRYQERLRSNMQAVAGDKPDVFKPGDKYDALDSLLTASLGYKEPNTEDGQTKPGPEETPYTGRTVDLTGLLSAQALAPLFDAYQENLQEKDTLILDYEKQFETMNKKSKLIVTENKTLTDKVKSLEEELVGVRQNYKKLVVEKETGDIEKATLVERAERAESKLKEVYELYEDKMSAMMRDYETVHREYFVVKNNLEMAENKLAQLDVLRTRTVPADMHERRLDHCKRLLEELKHQYGMETDRKGEQLTKTQEQLKLVEDKCTKLAQENQALKEELEKALKNVRLYRKAAVIFRQRLKSATARITRVRSSARRNKNNNSEPLRQAMAALDKIKQEIKTVKSRAYTSLEELERRIVEQERRAALAHAEYRRELERASLALEHKEAIIRSLIDKVADVEEVRLSQTNTHRLQGIITDSSPEGSPSPHPEQRKDIKPSVKLVPGPGGYFQEKEGKRKGK from the exons ATGATGGATGAAGTTATTAGAAAG CCAGCAAATTACAGTAAAGTATCAAAAGAATGCACAGCAGCATTCTCACCGAAGAAACTAACATTATCTGGCAACTTTACACATAAATATAAGGGGTTTAATATATCGGCACCGCTGCGGAGAGCAAGCATGCGTCAGGATATACTGGACATTGTGGAACGGAGGACCGAGTCTCGGATGGGGGAGCAGAAAGTTTTTATTGACGAGAATCCGATGTATGAGGATCCGAGAGATGTTATCG GGGAGAAACCAGCAAAACCTCCAAGAAAGAGAGTCATCCAAGGTATAGCGGTCTCTTCTCCAAGGTCTTCGAAAGAAGGGAAGTCACTTCTGAAAGAGCAGAAGAGAAAATTAACGAAGAAATATGAACAACTCATCACTTCTTTGATGGAGCGGTGTGAAGAAAATGTTGTTCAG CTATCAGAAAAAGATTCCCAAATAGCCAAATTAAAGGAGAAATTAAAATCCGTCTTAGAATACAACAAGTTGTTTGCAGAAGAGAACGATCAGTTGCGCAGTCAGTATGACACTGTGGTGAAATATGCAGAAGAATGTAAGAAGGTGATCAAAGAAGAGAGGGAGAGGAATAGAGTGTTGGATGGCAGAGTAAAGGAGTTGCAGGAGAAAGTTAAGCAGTTTGAGTTGCCTGATAGAG ACCACGGATCGTCGACAGCGATACCCCTGGTGGAAGTATGCATGAGCTGCAGCAGTCGGCAGATCATAGTGAACCAGGCGCGGGAACATAACGCGAGACTGCAGAAGGATATGCAGGCTCTCAAAGATGTTCTGTACAG GCTAAACGTCCAGCTGTCTCGTTACCAAGAGCGACTCCGGTCCAACATGCAGGCGGTGGCCGGGGACAAGCCCGACGTGTTCAAGCCGGGAGACAAGTACGATGCACTGGACTCACTGCTCACTGCCAGTCTGGGATACAAAG AGCCAAATACGGAAGACGGGCAGACTAAGCCGGGTCCTGAGGAGACTCCCTACACCGGCCGCACTGTGGATCTTACGGGACTGCTCAGTGCTCAAGCATTAG CCCCCCTCTTCGATGCCTACCAAGAGAACCTACAAGAAAAAGACACATTAATACTAGACTATGAAAAACAATTCGAAACTATGAACAAAAAGTCTAAACTAATCGTAACTGAGAACAAAACTCTCACAGATAAAGTAAAGAGTTTGGAAGAAGAGCTAGTGGGAGTGAGACAGAACTATAAGAAGTTGGTAGTCGAGAAAGAGACGGGTGATATTGAGAAAGCTACGCTTGTTGAAAGAGCTGAGAGGGCGGAGTCTAAACTGAAGGAGGTTTATGAATTGTATGAGGATAAGA TGTCAGCAATGATGAGAGACTACGAGACGGTGCACAGAGAGTACTTCGTAGTGAAGAACAATCTAGAGATGGCAGAGAACAAACTGGCGCAACTAGACGTGTTGCGCACGCGCACTGTTCCCGCCGACATGCACGAACGGAGGCTGGACCATTGTAAGAG ATTACTAGAAGAGCTGAAACACCAGTACGGCATGGAGACGGACCGTAAAGGCGAACAGCTGACGAAGACTCAGGAACAGCTCAAGCTGGTCGAGGACAAGTGTACCAAGCTGGCGCAGGAGAACCAGGCGCTCAAGGAGGAACTGGAGAAGGCTTTGAAGAATGTCAG GTTATACCGCAAAGCAGCAGTGATATTCAGACAGCGTCTGAAGTCGGCCACGGCGCGTATAACTCGCGTGCGCAGCAGTGCGCGACGGAACAAGAACAACAACAGCGAGCCTCTCAGGCAGGCCATGGCTGCACTGGATAAAATTAAACAGGAGATTAAG ACAGTAAAATCCCGCGCATACACATCACTAGAAGAGCTAGAACGTCGTATAGTAGAACAGGAGCGGAGGGCTGCGCTCGCGCACGCAGAGTACCGGAGGGAACTGGAGAGGGCGTCACTCGCATTGGAACATAAGGAGGCCATTATCAGGAGCTTAATTGATAAGGTGGCTGATGTTGAGGAAGTCAG aCTCAGCCAAACCAACACCCATCGTCTCCAAGGTATAATAACAGACTCCTCACCAGAGGGATCTCCCTCCCCCCATCCTGAACAGAGGAAGGACATTAAACCCTCAGTAAAGTTGGTACCAGGTCCCGGAGGGTATTTTCAGGAGAAAGAGGGCAAGAGGAAAGGGAAATAA